The Maridesulfovibrio hydrothermalis AM13 = DSM 14728 DNA window TCATTCAAAAATTGCAGCAGTACATAACTCTACCTGTCCTCCCTACTGAAGAACAAGCCCGTGAATTGTTTGATACTGCATCTGAAAAAATTCAGATTGATTATGTATACATTTCCGGAGCCGATTTCATTAAAAAAGCAAAAATCAACGATAAAGCTATTGAAGATTACTACAAGGCTAATCCGGACAAGTTCACTATTCCGGCCCGTGCAGTAATCAAATACATAGCTTTCACTCCTGAAGATCTGGCTATGTTTGAAGATGTTTCTCCTGAAGAAATGAAAAGCTACTACGCTGCTCAGAAAGATTCTTTTAAACAGGAAGAACAGATCAAGGCGCGTCACATTCTGCTTATGGTAGACGAGAACGCGCCAGAAGCTGATATTGCCAAAGTTGAAAAGCGCATCAAGAAGATTCTTGCCAAAGCTAAATCAGGTCAGGATTTCGGAAAACTTGCAGAAAAGTATTCAGAAGGTCCCAGCAACGTCAAAGGTGGCGAACTGGGCTGGTTTGGTCGCGGAGCAATGGTTAAACCCTTCGAAGAAGCAGCTTTCGCTCTCAAAAAAGGTGAAATCAGTCAGCCCGTACGTACCCGCTTCGGATGGCATCTCATCAAAATAGACGACACCCGCGAAGCCGGTGGAAAAGACTTTGATCAGGTTAAGGATGAAATCCGAGCTGCTATTGCTCAGGAAAAAGCATCTGATTCCATAACAGACAAACTGGACAACGCAATCGATCTTCTTGCTTCCGGCATGAAACTGGAAAAAATTGCAGATGAGACAGGCGTAAGCTTCAAAGAAAGTGAGCAGGCAACTATTCAGAACCTGACCCGTGCTTTCGGTATGACCGAGGAAGCTGCCAAATCCATACTTGCACTGCCTCTGGGCAGCTCCACTGAAATGCCCATAGCTATCGACAATGGTTATCTTCTGGCTGAAAAAATACAGGATATCCCTGCCTCCATCAGCCCGCTTGCTGACGTAAAAGAAGACATTAAAAACTTCTTGTCCCAGCAGCAGGCCATGCAGCTTGCCAAAGTAAAAGCTATGTACACCATAGGAATGCTGACCAGCGAGAAAACCGCTGCAAAAGAACTCAAATCAATCAAGAAAGATCTCAAGACTTCCGAGCCTTTCGGCCGCGATGGATTTATCCCAAATCTCGGGATGAACCCCAAACTGGCTGAAGCAGCATTTGCCGCATCAAAAGATAAGTGGCTGCCTCAGGCTTTTGAACTGCCCGGTGGATTCATCGTAGCACGCCTTGATGAGCGCATTCCTCCAAAAGAGGAAGCATGGGAAGCACAAAAAGACATGATTATGGACGCTCTTGAACAGCAGCGCGCCAATGAAGTGTTCAATGCATTCCTTAACGAATTGCGATCCAAAGCAAAAATTGAAGTTGTCCGCAAAGATCTCCTGAACTAATCACCAGTTCATACAATTACATTCAGGGTCTGTTCTTTCGGGAACAGACCCTTTTTTTTTACCTTGCTATAAACGGTTCCTTCGAAACCCTATTGTCTCAAACGATTCTTTAACTTGCAGAGTACTCGGCAAGAGAGTAATAAACACCTTTCACTCTTTGGCCGCTCGATTGAATTCATAGTATTATAAGAGGTATTCATTATGCTTCCTGTTCCCAAAGGATATAAATTTGCAAGCTTTGCTGCCGGTTTTAAATATAGCGGCCGGGATGATCTGGCTTTAATTTTAAGTGACACTCCTGCTGCAGCCGCTTCAGTCTTCACCAAAAATAAATTTCAAGCAGCTCCTGTGACTGTCGGCAAAGAGATTCTTGCTGAGTCACGGATTGTACGCGGAGCAATTATCAACTCCGGCATGGCTAACGCCTGCACCGGCGCAGAAGGCATTGCTGATTGCAGGGAAAGTCTGGAGCTTGCCGCAAAGGCTCTCGGTATTAATGCTCGCGATTTACTGCCCTCTTCTACCGGTGTTATCGGCCCGCGTTTTAATATGGATAAGTGGCGCGCAGTTGCTTCCAGACTGGCTGACGGCCTTAATGCTGTTGATCCGGTTAAAGCAGCTAAAGCGATTATGACCACTGACAAGTTTCCCAAACTGGCTTGGGGCGAAATTAAATGCGCCGGCAAAACGGTCAGAATACTCGGCATGTGTAAAGGCGCAGGCATGATTTCACCTGATATGGCTACCATGCTCGGATTTATCACCTGTGATGCCGGGGTGGAGCCTGCATGGTGGCAGGAGGCTTTGCGCAGGTGTGTTGATAAATCTTTCAATGCCATTACCGTTGACGGCGATACCAGCACCAATGATACCGTTATTGCTTTTGCTAATGGGGCTTCTGAAGTCACTGTTGATAATGATGAGCATCGCACGGCTTTGGAAGCATTGCTTCTGGACGTCTGTCAGCAGCTCTCATATATGATTGTTCAGGACGCTGAGGGCGGAACCAAGGTAATGACCATTGATGTCTGCGGAGCAGCCAGTGATGCCGATGCGGAGCTGATCGTTCGCGCTGTAGGAAATTCTCCTTTAGTTAAAACGGCCTTGTTCGGCGAAGATCCCAACTGGGGCAGAATTGTTGCCGCTGCCGGTCGAAGCGGAGCCGAATTTGATCCTGAAAAACTTACTTTAAGTTTTGGAAAAATTATCGTCTTTGAAAAAGGTAAACCAGTTCAGGGTGATTTAGACGCCCTGCTTGAACCGGTCATGCGCAAACAGGACATTGATATCTTTATTACTCTCGGCGACGGTGAAGGGCACTCAGTTCTTAAAGCCTCTGACCTTACACGTGAATACATCAGCATTAACGCCGATTATAGATCATAATTATTTTACATTTCTTCAGGTTAAAAACATATCAGTATGATGAAAAATCTTAAAAACAGAGACAAAATGACTCGGCTCGCTGACTTCCTTTTTGAAGTCGGCATGCTCCGTAAAACACCTCGAACAGGATATCAGTTTCTAGGTTCAGGTTCTGAATCTGTTGCTGACCACTCATACAGAGTTGCCGTGCTCGGTTATGTTCTAGCTGATATGGCTGATGCAGATATGGCCCGTACAGTTTTCATGTGCCTGTTCCATGACCTGCATGAAGCCAGAACCGGCGATTTCAACTATGTAAATCGCATATATAACCGCAGTTATCGTGACAAAGCTTTACGTCATACTCTAGATGGTACAGGACTTGAGGATAAAATATATCCTCACTGGGAAGAACTGGAGGACGCAGAAACTATTGAAGCAAAGCTTGCACAGGATGCTGACCAGCTTGATTTTATCCTTAACCTCAAAGAAGAACAGGATATGGGCAACCCATATGCCGCCAAATGGCTGGAGTCTGCTTTAAAGCGTTTGCGCACCGAAGAAGGGCAGAAATTGGCTGATAAAATTGCAGAGACCGATCATAAAGACTGGTGGTATTTAGGGCCGCCGCCAAGCTGGTGGGAAAATAAAAACGGACTCGATGATGACGACTAGCCTGAATGCAGCTAAATGACATTTAAGTTCGTTCATTAATCTTCTCATAAATGCCTTACACGCAGAGCTTGGCCGCCGCATTTATATGTTTTCTGGAGACTTCCGTCTTTTGAAAGCTGAGTGAAAAATTTGTTTTTTACCCTTTAACGCCCTTTGCAACCGGAAAAGATTTATTTCAAAACTTTGATAGATAAATGTTTTCCGTTATCAAATTCTGTTTGCCCGAAGAGCTAAAGCCAAGGCTCCGCCAATAAAAATACCGGGAATTTTGACAAACTGCCTGTTCCCAACTACTAGGTTTTCTGCAACCCTTGATTTTTTTTATTACATTTCTCTAAACAACTGTTCGGATAAAATCATCGTAAAAAGGATACCAGCATGTCCACCATCAAAGTCCGTCCTGATGTGATGGAAACCAAGCCCTACGCTCCGGGCCTCACCATCGAAGAAATCAAAGAAAAATACGGTCTGGATACAGTTATCAAACTTGCCAGCAATGAAAATCCTCTGGGCGCCTCCCCCATTGCCCAGAAAGCCATTATCCGTCATGCGCCGAATGTATTCCGCTATCCCCATAACGGTAACCCCCGCCTCAACAAAGCGATTGCCAGGCGTATCGGGGTTGATGAAAAAAATATCGTCAGCGGTAACGGTTCAGATGAAGTCATAGATCTTCTGGTGCGTATCAAAGCCCAGCCGGGACAGGATGAAGTGCTGACCTATGATAAATGTTTCAGCATGTACCGACTCATGTCCCGCCTTTGCGGTGTCACCTTCAGGCAGATCCCGCGCGAAGCCGGTTACAGGCAGCCTGTTAAAGCCCTTGCTGCGGAAGTCTCTGAGAAGACGGCCATTGTGTTCGTGACAACTCCGGACAACCCGACCGGACTTGCAGTGACTGTGCAAGAAATGCGCGAAATGGCCCGATCTATTCCAGCCCAGACGATTCTGGCCATTGATGAAGCATACATCGACTTTGCCACTCCGGCTGAAGATTACGATATGCGCACTCTGCTGAATGAATTTCCAAATATTGTGCTGCTGCGCACTTTTTCCAAAGCATATGGCCTTGCCGGAATGAGAGTCGGCTACGGAGTCATGAGTCCGGAACTGGCTGATTTTATAATTCGCGCCCGTGCCCCCTTTACCGTAAACATGCTTGCCGAAGAAGCGGCTGTTGCGGTGCTTGATGATGATGCTTTCTACAACACCACACTGGATGTAGTACTTCGCGGCAGAAAACTTTTTACTGACGAACTGCGGGCTGCGGGCTGTGAAGTTCTCGACTCACAGGCTAACTTCATTATGTTTAAACCTACCCGCGATGCCGGCGAAGTATTCGAAGAACTGCTCCGGAAAGGTATCATTGTCCGGCCTCTTAAAAGCTTCGGCCTTGCCGAATATATTCGGGTGAACATGGGAACTGATCATGAAAATAAAGTTTTCCTGAAAACTCTCAAGGAGATCCTTTAATGACTGCTCCTTTTATCATCACTCTTGACGGCCCTGCCGGTGTAGGAAAATCCACCCTTGCCAAACGTCTGGCCGATCATTTTGAAATTGCATACCTTGATACCGGAGCCATGTTCAGAGCTACCGCATGGAAGCTGGGTGAAGGGGCATGGGACTGGGATAAAGATAAACTTGATGCAGCGTTAAAAGAGCTTGAATTCACGCTTTCAGGGAGTGGAAGCAATTCCACTTTAAGCCTGAACGGTATTGCCCTTACAGATGAAATCCGCACTGAAAAAATTG harbors:
- a CDS encoding peptidylprolyl isomerase yields the protein MMDILRQNAQNWGIKILFAIIIIVFVFAFGMSGFEGNTDPVIAYVNDEPIPTREFQQVYRETAEAMRTQNPGIDSDQLQSPDFKKAVLNQMISQQLLEAEAQRLGIAVSNGELSYTISTIPAFAGTDGKFDLTRYQNFLQSRQMSAATFERDVRNSNLIQKLQQYITLPVLPTEEQARELFDTASEKIQIDYVYISGADFIKKAKINDKAIEDYYKANPDKFTIPARAVIKYIAFTPEDLAMFEDVSPEEMKSYYAAQKDSFKQEEQIKARHILLMVDENAPEADIAKVEKRIKKILAKAKSGQDFGKLAEKYSEGPSNVKGGELGWFGRGAMVKPFEEAAFALKKGEISQPVRTRFGWHLIKIDDTREAGGKDFDQVKDEIRAAIAQEKASDSITDKLDNAIDLLASGMKLEKIADETGVSFKESEQATIQNLTRAFGMTEEAAKSILALPLGSSTEMPIAIDNGYLLAEKIQDIPASISPLADVKEDIKNFLSQQQAMQLAKVKAMYTIGMLTSEKTAAKELKSIKKDLKTSEPFGRDGFIPNLGMNPKLAEAAFAASKDKWLPQAFELPGGFIVARLDERIPPKEEAWEAQKDMIMDALEQQRANEVFNAFLNELRSKAKIEVVRKDLLN
- the argJ gene encoding bifunctional glutamate N-acetyltransferase/amino-acid acetyltransferase ArgJ encodes the protein MLPVPKGYKFASFAAGFKYSGRDDLALILSDTPAAAASVFTKNKFQAAPVTVGKEILAESRIVRGAIINSGMANACTGAEGIADCRESLELAAKALGINARDLLPSSTGVIGPRFNMDKWRAVASRLADGLNAVDPVKAAKAIMTTDKFPKLAWGEIKCAGKTVRILGMCKGAGMISPDMATMLGFITCDAGVEPAWWQEALRRCVDKSFNAITVDGDTSTNDTVIAFANGASEVTVDNDEHRTALEALLLDVCQQLSYMIVQDAEGGTKVMTIDVCGAASDADAELIVRAVGNSPLVKTALFGEDPNWGRIVAAAGRSGAEFDPEKLTLSFGKIIVFEKGKPVQGDLDALLEPVMRKQDIDIFITLGDGEGHSVLKASDLTREYISINADYRS
- the hisC gene encoding histidinol-phosphate transaminase, whose amino-acid sequence is MSTIKVRPDVMETKPYAPGLTIEEIKEKYGLDTVIKLASNENPLGASPIAQKAIIRHAPNVFRYPHNGNPRLNKAIARRIGVDEKNIVSGNGSDEVIDLLVRIKAQPGQDEVLTYDKCFSMYRLMSRLCGVTFRQIPREAGYRQPVKALAAEVSEKTAIVFVTTPDNPTGLAVTVQEMREMARSIPAQTILAIDEAYIDFATPAEDYDMRTLLNEFPNIVLLRTFSKAYGLAGMRVGYGVMSPELADFIIRARAPFTVNMLAEEAAVAVLDDDAFYNTTLDVVLRGRKLFTDELRAAGCEVLDSQANFIMFKPTRDAGEVFEELLRKGIIVRPLKSFGLAEYIRVNMGTDHENKVFLKTLKEIL
- a CDS encoding HD domain-containing protein; translated protein: MMKNLKNRDKMTRLADFLFEVGMLRKTPRTGYQFLGSGSESVADHSYRVAVLGYVLADMADADMARTVFMCLFHDLHEARTGDFNYVNRIYNRSYRDKALRHTLDGTGLEDKIYPHWEELEDAETIEAKLAQDADQLDFILNLKEEQDMGNPYAAKWLESALKRLRTEEGQKLADKIAETDHKDWWYLGPPPSWWENKNGLDDDD